The Pseudonocardia broussonetiae DNA segment CCTTCACGAGGGTGTTGCGCAGCTCGCCGACGCCCTCGATCCGGGTGACCAGCTCCGACCCCTCGACGAGGTAGCGCGGGGGCTTCCGGGCGTGCCCGACCCCGCCCGGGGTGCCGGTGGCGATGACGTCGCCCGGGACCAGGGTGATGATCTGCGAGATGTAGGCGACCAGGTCGGCGGGTCCGAACACCAGGTCCGACGTGTCGGCCTTCTGCACCACGTCGCCGTCGACCTCGCAGGTGATCTCCCCCGGCGCCCCCTCGTCGACGACGAGCCACGGGCCGACGGGCGTGCTGCGCTCGAACGTCTTGCCCTGCAACCACTCCACCGACCGGTACTGGAAGTCGCGCGCGGTGACGTCGTTGACGACCGTGTAGCCGGCGATGGCCGCGGCCGCCTGCTCCGGGGTGGCGTGCCGGACCTCCGCGCCGACGACGACGCCGAGCTCGGCCTCCCAGTCGACCTGCTCGGAGCCCGCCGGCAGCTCCACCGGGTCGTGCGCACCGACCAGGGCGCGGGCGAACTTCGCGAACAGCGCCGGGTGCTCCGGGAGCTCGCGCCCCATCTCCAGGATGTGCGAGCGGTAGTTCAGCCCGACGCAGAACACCTTCTCCGGGCGCGGGACGAGGGTGGCGTAGTCGAGTCCGGCCAGGTCGTGGCGGGTGCCCGACGCCGACTCCGCCGCGCTGCGCCAGTCCGGGCGGGCCAGGAACGCGCCGAGGTCGACGGCACCGAGCTCGACCGCGCCGTCGGCGTCGATCCGGACGGCCGCCGTGCCGCCGGCGGTGCGGATGGTCGCGAGCCTCACGGACGGTCCTCCCGGGCGGTGCGGGCGAGACCCAGGGCCTCGAGGACGGGGGCGTCGGAGAACGCGAACGCGTCGAGCCCGCCGGGGCCGGCGTCGAACGCGAGCCCGGCCCAGGACGGCACGCAGAACAGGTCGCCCCTGCCGATCTCGTAGCGCTCCTCGCCGACGGTGACCACGCCGGAGCCCTCGAAGACCTGCCAGACCGACGAGCCGGCGGTGCGGGTCAGCGCGGTCGAGGTCCCGGCGCGCAGACGGTGCATCTCGCAGCGCATCGTCGACAGGCAGTCCCGCGCGGTCGCCGGGTTGGTGAACCGGACGACGGCGTGCCCGGGCTCGACGACGCCGGGGTGCCCCTCGGCCTCCAGCTCGAGCTGCGCGGTCAGGGCGGCGTCGGTGTGCTCCCAGCGGTAGGCCATCAGCGGCGACGCCGCCGGCGCCGGTGCCCCGACGGGCGTGAGCCCCGGGTGGGCCCACAGGCGCTCGTTGCGCGAGACCGCCGGGGTCTCCGTGGTGGCCAGCACCTCCGGGCCGAACTCGAAGAAGCCGGCGTCGATCGTGCGGACCAGCGGGATGTCGAGGCCGTCGATCCAGGCCATCGGGTGGTCGGTCGTGTTGTGGTGCTCGTGGAAGTGCATGCCCGGGGTGAGCAGCAGGTCACCGCGGCGCATCGCTATCGCGTCGACCCCCCCGCCCGAGCCCTCGACGTTGGTCCAGACGCCCTCGCCCTCGACGACGAACCGGAACGCGGTCTGGGTGTGCCGGTGCGCGGGCGCCTGCTCGCGCGGGCCCAGGTACTGGATCGCCGCCCACAGCGTGGGGGTGGCGTAGGCGGTGCCGGGCAGACCGGGGTTGGCCAGCGCGATCGCGCGACGCTCGCCCCCACGTCCGACGGGCACCAGCTCCCCGGCCTTCTCGGCCAGCGGCAGCAGCGTGGACCAGCGCCAGAGGAACGGCACCGAGTCCGGGCGCGGGGTGACGGGCATGAGCCCGCCGATCTGGGTCCACAGGGGCTTCATGTGGGCGGCGTCGAACGCGGCGTACAGCGCGTCGAGCTGCTCCTGCTCCTCGGCGGTCGGATCGTCGTGGACGGCGGTCATGCCACGGCCTCCTTCTGGTCAGGGCCGGCACCAGCACGCACGGGATCCTCCTCGTCGAGAGCTGAGGAGGCCACCGTACAACGCTTCTTCGACGACCGTCCATCGGACGAAACTTATCCGGGGGCGCAGCCGGGCGCGCACGCGCGCGAACGGCCCCCTCGTCCGGTCCCGTTGGACGAGGGGGCCGTTCGCCCGGGATCAGCCGACCGCGCGGGGGAAGCCCTCGAGCCGGGTGAGCATGGCCACCGCGGCGTTCTGGGTCTCCCGGCGGTGCTCGCTCAGCACCCGCAGGCACAGGACGCGGTCGTGGGCGGCGAGGGCGTCGATGAGCTGCTCGTGCTGCTCGACCGCGATCGCGCTGTCGGTGGACGTCACGTGCATGAGCCGGTAGGGCTCGGAGAGCGTCCAGAACCGCTCGGCCTCGGCCAGGTACATGTCGAGCGTGGAGAGCGCGAAGATCTTCTGGTGCAGCTCGCGGTTGAGCCGGTTGACTGCCGCCGGGTCACCGGTGCGAGCGGCCCGACCCATGGCGGCGTTGATCTCGCGGAGACCGGCGACCTGCTCCGGGTCGGGCCACCGCACGGTCCGGATGAGCTCGGTCTCGAGGAACTCCAGCATGCTGTGGATCTGCCGCAGGTGGTCGACGCTCAGCCGGGCCACGGAGTAGCCCTGGTGCGGGCGGTGCGTCAGCAGCCCCTCGGTGGTGAGGACCCGCAGCGCCTCCCGCAGGGGCACCCTGCTGATGCCCAGCCGCCGGGCCATGTCCTCCTGGCGGATCTGCTCGCCGGGCACGAGCTCGCCCTCGAGGATCTGCGCGCGGAGCCGGTCGAGGACGGAGGCCACGCTGCGCTGGGCAGGTGCGGCCGGCGGTCGTTCCGGGTCGACTGCCACGGATCGAACCTCCTCCGCCTGCGTCCGACCGCCGGAATGTAGCAGTGCGGGGCGCCGGGACCGGGGTCCGGCGCTCACGGCAGCCCGTAGATCGACAGCGTCGACTCCCCCGCCCGCAGGCGGTCGATGTACCCCTGCTCGGCCGCGTCCCGGGCCGCCGAGACCGCCCGGACCTCGTCGGCCCGCCCGGCGGGGACGCACACGACGCCGTCCCCGTCGGCGACGACGAGGTCCCCGGGCCCGACCTCGACGTCGCCGATCGTCACCGGCGCGCCGAGCTGCCCGTCGCCGTGCGGGTCCTTGCCGGTGCCCCGGACGCAGACCCGCTCCGCGAAGACGGGCCAGCCCAGGGCGCCGAGGCGGGCGGCGTCGCGCACGCCGCCGTGGAGGACCAGGCCCGCGAGCCCGCGGGCGAGTGCGGCCTCGGCGAGCACCTCGCCGAAGTACCCGTGCTCGAACCCGCCGCCGCAGTCGACGACGAGGACGTCCCCCGGGCTCGCCGCGAGGACCGCGCGGTGCAGCCAGAGGTTGTCCCCCGCCGGCATGCGGACGGGAAACGCGGGCCCCTCGACGTGCATGTCGGGGTGCACCGGCTTGATCGCCGACGGCAGCGCCCCGATCCGGCCCGCCGCCTCGTGCACGGTGGCCGAGCCGAGCGTCGCGGTGGCCCTCACGAGGCGCCCTGGTGCTGCAGGTCGTGGTAGCGGTGCTCCCGGCGCGCGTCGCGCAGGGACGCCCCGCCCTCGACCGCCCGGCGGATGGCCTCCTCCGCCCGCTCGATCTCCTCGGCGGCCCGCAGCACCTCCTCGATCCGGGCCGCGGGCACCGCCACGAGGCCGTCGCCGTCACCGAGCAGCAGGTCACCGGGCTCGATCCGCACCCCGCCGACCGACACCGGCACCTGCGTGGCCTCCACGCGCACGCGGTCCTTTCCGGTGCGCATCCAGTTGCCCCGGGCGAAGACCGGGTAGCCGAGGCCGACGCTCCGGTCGACGTCGCGGCAGACGCCGTCGATCACGGTGCCCGCCACCCCGCGCCGGTGCGCGGTGGTGGTGAGCAGGTCTCCCCACACGGTGGCGTCGAGGCGGCCCTGGTTGTCGAGCACGACCACGTCACCGGGGCCGAGGTCGTCGACGTAGTCGCCGACGGTCCCCCGGTCCTCCCCGACCGGCCCGTAGCGCAGGGTCCAGGCGCGCCCGGCGAGCCGGAACGCCCGGTCCAGCGGGGCGATGCCCAGCGCCTGGCCGCGGATGCCGAGCTTGTCCAGGGCGTCGGAGACGCCGGAGGTCGACAGCCCCGACAGCCGGGCGAGATCGGGTGCCGGCTGGTCAGCGGTCGGCATCGGTGAGCTCCTCGTAGGTCGTGCCCATGACGTCGGAGACGGGGGTGCCCGCCTCGATCGCGCGGGCCATGGCGGCTTCGGTGGCGGCGATCCGCTCGGCGGTCGCGAGGACCTCGTCCGCGCGGCCGGCCGGGACCACGACCACCCCGCCGGAGTCGGCGAGGACGAGGTCGCCGGGCGCGACGCGGACGCCGTCCACGTCGACCGGCACGTCCCAGGCGTGCTCGACGGCGCGGGTACGGGCCGTCACCGGGGTGGCGGCCCGCGCGTGGACCGGCAGCCCCGCCGCCGCGGCCTCGGCCAGGTCCCGGGCGGCGCCGTCGACGAGCACGCCCTCGATCCCCCGCGCCGCCGCGGCCCGGGAGAGGAGCCCTCCCCATCCGGCGCAGTCGGTCCGGCCCTGGTGGGCGACGACGACGACCCGGCCGGGACCGGACGCGTCGACCGCGGCGGTGCCGAGGTGGCGCCGCGGGAGCGCGCCGGTCGAATCCGGCGGACCGAGCAGGACGGTCACGGCCCGCCCCGCGAACGAGCGGGGTGCGGCGAGCGGGTGGAGCCCGGTGACGACGCCGCGGATCCCGTGGCGGTCCAGCGCGTCGGACACCGCGCAGGCGTCCACGGCGGCGAGGCGTGCGACGAGGTCGCTCACGACGCCCCCTGGTGGGCCTTCAAGCCGGGGAACACCGTGCGCGCGTTGTCCTCGAACACCGCCTGCCGCTCGCCGGCGGAGAGGAAGTCGAACCCCTCGATCACCGGCCTGATGTCGTCGAAGTCGCGCCCGGTCGCGGGGTTCGGCGCGCTGCCGCTGCCGGGCTTCTCGGTGCCGAAGAGCACGCGGTCGGCGCCGACGGTGCGCAGCAGCAGCTCCAGCGACAGCGGGTGGTGCAGCACCGAGTCGAACCAGAAGCGGCGCAGGGAGGTCTCGAACCGCTCGGCGTCCGGTCCCCCACCGAGCCCCGGGTGCAGCGCGTCGGCCTGCCAGCGACCGATCTGGTAGGGCACCGAGCCGCCGCCGTGGGAGATCATCACCCGCAGCGAGGGGAAGTCGGTGAACACCGCGCTGCGCAGCATCGCGAGGACCGCGATCGACTCCTCGGTGACGAAGTGCTCGGAGTAGGTCTCGCGCTCGGAGTAGCACCCGGCGGAGTGGACGTGGATCGGCAGGTCGCGCTCGACGAGCCGCTCGAACAGCGGGTACCAGTACCGGTCGCCCAGCGCCGGGGTGGTGCCGCGCCCCTCGTGCAGGTCGGGGTTGACCAGGACGCCGACGAAGCCCAGGTCGACGAGCCGGTCGAGCTCGGCGAACCCGGCGGACACGGGCTCGTCCGCGGCCAGCGGCAGCGCACCGACGCCGGCGAACCGGGTGGGGTGCAGCGCCACGGTGCGGGCGATCGTGTCGTTGTTGGCCCGGACCCACGGGTCGAGCATGCGGGCGGGCCGCATGGAGCTGCCGAGGTGGAACGGGCGCGGCGACAGCAGCTGGAGGTCGGTGCCGACCGCGTCCATGGTCGTCACGTTGCCCGCGGCGGCCTCGGCCAGAGCGTCGTCGGAGATCTTCGGCGTGCCGCCGTGGTACCCGCCGTCGGCGAGCAGCAGGGCCCGGAAGGCGTAGAGCGAGTCGGGCGCGACGAGGTGCGCGTGTGCGTCGATGATCATGGTTTCAGCCCTCTCCCAGCACGGCGGTGATCTCGAGCTGGATCTGCAGCGGGTCGGCGAGGTCGGTGCGGAGCGTGTGCCGGGCGGGCCGGCTGGCGGCGTCGGGGAACATCCGGAGCCAGTGCTCGTCGACGACGGGCCGGATCGCCTTGTCGCGCACGAAGACCGTGCACTTCACGACGTCGTCGGGAGAGCCGCCTGCGGCGTCGAGGATGCGCCGGGCGTTCGCGAACACGAGTCCGACCTGCCGGTCGACCTCCGGCGGCACCGTGCCGCTGTCCGGGTCGAGCGGCGAGATGCCGCCCGAGACGAGCACGTTGCCGACCACGCTGGCCGCCGGGATGGGCAGGCCGCCGTGGTGCAGTCCGGGCACGTCGATGGATCGTCGGGCCATGGTGCGGGGCTCCTTCGTCGGGGGTCGGGGGCTACTGCCACGCCAGGAAGCCCATGGCGCAGCCGGTGCCGGCCGCGGAGCGGACGATGGGCACGTACTCGCTCCAGTCGACGGCGCGGCCCTCCATGGCGCCGGCCGCGGTGATCCAGTTGCGGATCTCCGACGACCCGCTGTTGAGCAGCTCCGGGGGCAGGGCGCACAGGGCCTCGGAGTCCTTGGCGGCGATCGCGTCGAGGACCCTGCGGTCCAGCTCCTCGTCGACGACGAAGTGCGACAGCCCCCCGGAGGCGAGGATCGCGATCCGCGCGGGGATCGGCGACGCCGCCGCGGCCGCCCGCAGCGCCCGTCCCAGCTCGAAGCAGCGCTTCGGACCGGGCTGGTTGGGCGGGTAGTAGGTGTTGAGCATGAACGGGATCACCGGCACGGGGTCCGGCTGCAGGAAGCGGTGGATCGGGAACCCGTAGGCGTGCCCGAAGCCCCTGCCGGCGGGCGCACCGGCCATCCAGCCGACGTCGATGCCCTCGTCCATCAGGCCGCGGACGAGGTCCTCGGCGAGCTCGGCGTGGCCGGCGAAGGTGAACTCCTCGTCCATCAGGTAGCTGGACGCGGCCTCCTTGAGGAACTCCGAGTCGTGGTCGTCGAGCAGGCCCGTCGTCATCTCGGCCGCCGCGGACAGGCACATCGCGGGCTGGTTGGTGGCGTCGAACAGCTCGCGCTGGTCGTCGCCGACGACCAGGACGACGTCCGGGGCGACCCGGCGGAAGTCGTCGCGGAGCCGGTCGAGGGCGGCCTGGCTGCGCTCCCAACCGTGCTCCCAGGCCTCCGGCGTGCAGTCGGGGGCGAAGCGGTCGCCCGCCGCGGCGGCGAGGTCGTCGAAGCTGCGGATCACGCCGGTGCTGTCGTAGAGCTCGGGGTTGGCGCGGTCCTGGTCCGCGCGCTCGGCCCACAGGTGGGGCGGAGCGGCGAGCAGGGGGCTGTGCGACGTCCCGGCTCCGAAGACGATCTCGGCCATGGGTGTTCCTCTCGGTGCGTGATGGGGGCGGATCGGCGGAGGAGGGGTCAGTCGACGACGCTGAACAGGCGCGCGCCGCCGCGGGTCCCGGTCCGCAGGGCCTCGCCCGCCTCGGCGATCCCGTCCAGGACGGGACCGGCGTCGTGCGCTGAGGCCGCCGGGTGCAGGACCGCGTCGACGACCCGCTCCAGCTCGGCGGCGGGGTGCGCGGGGGCCGCG contains these protein-coding regions:
- a CDS encoding RidA family protein, which encodes MARRSIDVPGLHHGGLPIPAASVVGNVLVSGGISPLDPDSGTVPPEVDRQVGLVFANARRILDAAGGSPDDVVKCTVFVRDKAIRPVVDEHWLRMFPDAASRPARHTLRTDLADPLQIQLEITAVLGEG
- a CDS encoding GntR family transcriptional regulator, which codes for MAVDPERPPAAPAQRSVASVLDRLRAQILEGELVPGEQIRQEDMARRLGISRVPLREALRVLTTEGLLTHRPHQGYSVARLSVDHLRQIHSMLEFLETELIRTVRWPDPEQVAGLREINAAMGRAARTGDPAAVNRLNRELHQKIFALSTLDMYLAEAERFWTLSEPYRLMHVTSTDSAIAVEQHEQLIDALAAHDRVLCLRVLSEHRRETQNAAVAMLTRLEGFPRAVG
- a CDS encoding RraA family protein, whose product is MSDLVARLAAVDACAVSDALDRHGIRGVVTGLHPLAAPRSFAGRAVTVLLGPPDSTGALPRRHLGTAAVDASGPGRVVVVAHQGRTDCAGWGGLLSRAAAARGIEGVLVDGAARDLAEAAAAGLPVHARAATPVTARTRAVEHAWDVPVDVDGVRVAPGDLVLADSGGVVVVPAGRADEVLATAERIAATEAAMARAIEAGTPVSDVMGTTYEELTDADR
- a CDS encoding extradiol ring-cleavage dioxygenase — translated: MAEIVFGAGTSHSPLLAAPPHLWAERADQDRANPELYDSTGVIRSFDDLAAAAGDRFAPDCTPEAWEHGWERSQAALDRLRDDFRRVAPDVVLVVGDDQRELFDATNQPAMCLSAAAEMTTGLLDDHDSEFLKEAASSYLMDEEFTFAGHAELAEDLVRGLMDEGIDVGWMAGAPAGRGFGHAYGFPIHRFLQPDPVPVIPFMLNTYYPPNQPGPKRCFELGRALRAAAAASPIPARIAILASGGLSHFVVDEELDRRVLDAIAAKDSEALCALPPELLNSGSSEIRNWITAAGAMEGRAVDWSEYVPIVRSAAGTGCAMGFLAWQ
- a CDS encoding cupin domain-containing protein, whose translation is MTAVHDDPTAEEQEQLDALYAAFDAAHMKPLWTQIGGLMPVTPRPDSVPFLWRWSTLLPLAEKAGELVPVGRGGERRAIALANPGLPGTAYATPTLWAAIQYLGPREQAPAHRHTQTAFRFVVEGEGVWTNVEGSGGGVDAIAMRRGDLLLTPGMHFHEHHNTTDHPMAWIDGLDIPLVRTIDAGFFEFGPEVLATTETPAVSRNERLWAHPGLTPVGAPAPAASPLMAYRWEHTDAALTAQLELEAEGHPGVVEPGHAVVRFTNPATARDCLSTMRCEMHRLRAGTSTALTRTAGSSVWQVFEGSGVVTVGEERYEIGRGDLFCVPSWAGLAFDAGPGGLDAFAFSDAPVLEALGLARTAREDRP
- a CDS encoding fumarylacetoacetate hydrolase family protein, with protein sequence MRLATIRTAGGTAAVRIDADGAVELGAVDLGAFLARPDWRSAAESASGTRHDLAGLDYATLVPRPEKVFCVGLNYRSHILEMGRELPEHPALFAKFARALVGAHDPVELPAGSEQVDWEAELGVVVGAEVRHATPEQAAAAIAGYTVVNDVTARDFQYRSVEWLQGKTFERSTPVGPWLVVDEGAPGEITCEVDGDVVQKADTSDLVFGPADLVAYISQIITLVPGDVIATGTPGGVGHARKPPRYLVEGSELVTRIEGVGELRNTLVKGD
- a CDS encoding RraA family protein — its product is MPTADQPAPDLARLSGLSTSGVSDALDKLGIRGQALGIAPLDRAFRLAGRAWTLRYGPVGEDRGTVGDYVDDLGPGDVVVLDNQGRLDATVWGDLLTTTAHRRGVAGTVIDGVCRDVDRSVGLGYPVFARGNWMRTGKDRVRVEATQVPVSVGGVRIEPGDLLLGDGDGLVAVPAARIEEVLRAAEEIERAEEAIRRAVEGGASLRDARREHRYHDLQHQGAS
- a CDS encoding amidohydrolase family protein, with the protein product MIIDAHAHLVAPDSLYAFRALLLADGGYHGGTPKISDDALAEAAAGNVTTMDAVGTDLQLLSPRPFHLGSSMRPARMLDPWVRANNDTIARTVALHPTRFAGVGALPLAADEPVSAGFAELDRLVDLGFVGVLVNPDLHEGRGTTPALGDRYWYPLFERLVERDLPIHVHSAGCYSERETYSEHFVTEESIAVLAMLRSAVFTDFPSLRVMISHGGGSVPYQIGRWQADALHPGLGGGPDAERFETSLRRFWFDSVLHHPLSLELLLRTVGADRVLFGTEKPGSGSAPNPATGRDFDDIRPVIEGFDFLSAGERQAVFEDNARTVFPGLKAHQGAS
- a CDS encoding RraA family protein — protein: MRATATLGSATVHEAAGRIGALPSAIKPVHPDMHVEGPAFPVRMPAGDNLWLHRAVLAASPGDVLVVDCGGGFEHGYFGEVLAEAALARGLAGLVLHGGVRDAARLGALGWPVFAERVCVRGTGKDPHGDGQLGAPVTIGDVEVGPGDLVVADGDGVVCVPAGRADEVRAVSAARDAAEQGYIDRLRAGESTLSIYGLP